From Planococcus halocryophilus, the proteins below share one genomic window:
- a CDS encoding ABC transporter substrate-binding protein, with product MKEITRAAIAILLISGILLYVVNVLEKSSTTSGGGTISVYNWGEYIDPELIDQFEKETNISVVYETFDSNESMMTKIEQGGTTYDVAMPSEYAIEKMKNNDLLHPIDHSLVPNLTNIDPYFLDLPFDPGNEYSIPYFWGTVGIAFNPTLLEGQTFESWDDLWNPSLEQEVILVDSAREIIGLGLNSLGYSLNSTNVDELREATDKLKTMGPNVKAIIGDEIVELMRREEAAVAVTWSGQAADMMWINEDIDYSVPKEGSNLWFDNMIIPKTAGNIEGAHAFINFMLDPEVAAQNADYVGYSTPNEKAVTLMDPEVTEDERFYPPVELRERLEVYENLGLEMLGTYNELFLEFKMDMDN from the coding sequence ATGAAAGAAATTACTAGAGCAGCAATAGCCATACTCTTGATATCAGGCATATTACTGTATGTCGTCAACGTCTTGGAAAAAAGCTCAACAACTTCTGGTGGCGGCACTATTTCCGTTTACAACTGGGGTGAATATATTGATCCTGAACTAATTGACCAATTTGAAAAAGAAACCAATATTTCGGTCGTTTATGAAACCTTCGATTCAAATGAATCGATGATGACTAAAATTGAGCAAGGTGGCACGACTTACGATGTGGCCATGCCTTCTGAATACGCCATCGAAAAAATGAAAAATAATGACTTATTGCATCCAATTGACCATTCACTCGTTCCAAATTTAACAAATATCGATCCTTATTTTCTTGATCTGCCATTTGATCCAGGCAATGAATACTCGATTCCTTATTTCTGGGGAACGGTTGGAATTGCGTTCAATCCAACTTTACTTGAAGGTCAAACTTTTGAGAGCTGGGACGATTTATGGAACCCTTCACTGGAACAAGAAGTTATTCTCGTCGATAGTGCGCGTGAAATTATTGGTCTTGGCTTAAATAGTCTTGGTTATTCATTAAACTCGACTAATGTGGATGAGTTGCGAGAAGCAACAGATAAGTTAAAAACTATGGGTCCTAATGTTAAGGCCATTATCGGCGATGAAATTGTTGAACTGATGCGTCGTGAGGAAGCTGCCGTTGCGGTTACTTGGTCTGGGCAAGCAGCCGATATGATGTGGATCAATGAAGACATCGATTACTCTGTACCTAAAGAAGGATCAAATTTATGGTTTGATAATATGATTATTCCGAAGACAGCAGGAAATATTGAAGGTGCTCATGCTTTCATTAATTTCATGTTAGACCCAGAAGTTGCAGCTCAAAATGCAGATTATGTAGGTTACTCTACACCTAATGAAAAAGCCGTCACCTTAATGGATCCTGAAGTAACTGAAGATGAGCGTTTTTATCCGCCAGTAGAACTCCGAGAGCGTTTAGAAGTATATGAGAATTTAGGTCTTGAGATGCTGGGGACTTATAACGAATTATTTTTAGAATTTAAAATGGACATGGACAACTGA
- a CDS encoding MFS transporter, translating to MAIKSNKYALYVLMFNMFIAMSGIGLIIPIMPAYLDTFGVAGQALGTLIATFALAQFLFSPLSGKLSDKHGRKKLIIFGLIVFGLSQLAFGLASHLWILYVARFFSGIGAAFLIPPMMAFVADITTYEERGKGMGLLGASMSLGFMIGPGIGGFLAEVSIQFPFYIATSVALIAAFISFAVLPNVVPTIQAADAKSENLLQQMKRSTYTPYFVMLLVMFIFAFGLSNFQSTIALYADKKFGFTPKEIAVLITVGGFVGVVVQTFVIDKLFKRFGEMKVILVNLLISAAGMIGILFVSSFWAILLVSAVFFTAASLLRPAINTLISKLAGDEQGFAAGMNNAYMSLGNMFGPALAGILFDIDMSYPYILGTAILITCFFIANTWSMRKQQLLATSRS from the coding sequence ATGGCCATAAAATCAAATAAATATGCTCTTTATGTGTTGATGTTCAATATGTTCATCGCCATGAGTGGGATTGGATTAATCATTCCAATTATGCCTGCCTACTTAGATACATTTGGAGTTGCTGGTCAAGCTCTTGGTACCTTAATTGCCACATTTGCCTTAGCTCAATTCTTATTCTCTCCTCTTTCCGGTAAACTTTCGGATAAACATGGACGAAAAAAATTAATCATTTTCGGGTTAATTGTTTTTGGTTTATCACAGCTAGCATTCGGATTAGCTTCTCATTTATGGATACTCTACGTTGCTCGCTTTTTTAGTGGCATAGGTGCCGCTTTCTTAATCCCTCCTATGATGGCATTTGTTGCAGATATCACGACTTATGAAGAACGAGGCAAAGGCATGGGCCTTCTCGGTGCTTCAATGTCTTTAGGTTTTATGATTGGACCTGGTATCGGTGGATTTTTAGCCGAAGTTAGTATTCAGTTTCCATTTTATATCGCGACTTCTGTGGCATTAATCGCAGCTTTTATCTCTTTTGCAGTGTTGCCAAATGTCGTACCTACTATACAAGCAGCCGATGCAAAGTCTGAAAACCTGCTTCAACAGATGAAAAGATCGACTTATACCCCATACTTTGTCATGTTATTGGTGATGTTCATTTTCGCATTTGGATTATCCAACTTCCAATCGACAATCGCTTTGTATGCCGATAAGAAATTCGGTTTTACACCAAAAGAAATTGCGGTATTAATCACAGTCGGCGGGTTTGTAGGAGTTGTTGTTCAAACCTTTGTCATCGACAAGCTCTTCAAGCGTTTTGGCGAGATGAAAGTGATTCTTGTTAATCTCTTAATCTCAGCTGCTGGGATGATTGGTATCTTATTTGTTAGTTCGTTTTGGGCAATTCTTTTAGTATCTGCGGTATTTTTCACAGCAGCTTCGTTGTTACGTCCAGCCATTAATACCTTGATTTCGAAATTAGCAGGAGACGAACAAGGTTTTGCAGCTGGTATGAACAATGCCTATATGAGTCTTGGGAATATGTTTGGACCTGCACTCGCAGGGATTCTTTTCGATATCGACATGAGTTATCCTTATATTTTAGGAACAGCTATTTTAATCACATGTTTCTTTATCGCCAACACATGGTCCATGAGAAAACAACAACTTTTGGCTACAAGCCGGAGTTAA
- a CDS encoding VWA domain-containing protein yields the protein MELQLGNPIWLLLLIPAIIYFGWFALRNFSASSKLVKIIFFLRTAAVVLLIFALATPSLFSPVKEEQVIFLLDRSASLEGLETEMAAAVEDALSAKKEHQSVAVYTFAEDFQSLLPMTKNPQTLPAEVSVSQNSNTNIARALELASNSGDTDLATRLVILTDGNETQSSAIESLNRLQSDRLQVDIWPIEQITKNDMAISRFETPSRAFLGEAQSFTIAVDSDKEAKAKLIFSANDVDLDVQEIDVLEGQNVYSYSYPANVEGLQKYEVRLETEKDSYLENNTLFSITEVAGNPEVLVVNGGEPSPIPTLLDTENLRVTELTSTQLPSSLSAMLRYDSIIFDNVSGTAIGEQQMAIIEQAVRQFGVGFMMVGGDQSFGLGGYFKTPIERLLPVEMEVKGKHELPSLGLMIVMDRSGSMMGLKMELAKEAAARSVELLRPDDTLGVIAFDDQPWEILPTGKVDDPKKAADKILSITPGGGTEIYRSLEQAYSELEDLELQRKHIILLTDGQSSTSNDYDALIENGKDHNITLSTVSIGQDADRNLLEQLAATGNGRFYDVTDATTIPAILSRETIMMSRTYIVDEPFYPIVYDSQWNNLFANGVPQLNTYIATTAKSTASVALESEEEDPILASWNYGLGKTIAYTSGSGAWSGDFQSWSNWSDFWNQSAAELLPSFEEIPFSVVRKEQGVYSIEDPTNSSAILTVTAVDEQGNEIPLQTEPVAPGQVDVKIDTPPGLIFFSISNETGAAYKIGLTIPYGDEFKVADANISLMTTLTERTGGQLLETLDESFRDMSYTSGSIRSIQLLLLFIAMLLFFTDITLRRFGLTVPRLKQNAIKEESDSHGAIDQLIKAKKKK from the coding sequence GTGGAATTACAACTCGGTAATCCAATTTGGCTATTATTACTCATCCCGGCCATCATCTATTTTGGCTGGTTTGCCCTCAGAAATTTTTCTGCTAGCTCTAAACTAGTGAAAATTATTTTTTTCCTTAGAACTGCGGCAGTCGTTTTACTGATCTTTGCTTTAGCTACACCATCGCTATTTAGTCCGGTAAAAGAAGAGCAAGTTATTTTCTTATTGGATCGATCGGCTTCTCTTGAAGGACTTGAAACTGAGATGGCAGCAGCAGTAGAAGACGCATTAAGCGCAAAAAAAGAGCATCAATCAGTTGCGGTTTATACGTTTGCAGAAGATTTTCAAAGTCTTTTACCAATGACAAAAAATCCTCAAACTTTGCCTGCAGAAGTAAGTGTTAGTCAAAATAGCAACACCAATATTGCACGTGCGTTAGAGCTCGCTTCAAATAGTGGAGATACCGACTTGGCGACACGATTAGTCATTTTAACGGATGGCAATGAAACACAATCATCTGCAATTGAAAGTTTAAATCGCTTGCAGTCTGATCGACTTCAAGTAGATATATGGCCAATTGAACAAATTACCAAAAATGATATGGCGATCAGTCGTTTTGAAACACCGTCTCGTGCATTTTTAGGAGAAGCTCAATCTTTTACAATTGCTGTGGATTCAGATAAAGAAGCCAAGGCAAAATTAATTTTCTCCGCTAATGATGTAGATTTAGATGTTCAAGAAATCGACGTGCTCGAAGGTCAGAATGTTTATAGTTATTCGTATCCTGCGAACGTTGAAGGCCTTCAAAAATACGAAGTGCGTTTAGAGACGGAAAAAGACTCGTATCTTGAAAACAATACATTGTTTAGTATTACAGAAGTTGCTGGGAATCCAGAAGTTTTAGTAGTGAATGGTGGCGAACCGAGTCCAATTCCGACGTTATTAGATACAGAAAATTTACGTGTAACAGAACTCACTTCAACGCAATTGCCGAGTAGTCTTTCTGCTATGCTCCGCTATGACTCAATTATTTTTGATAATGTATCAGGAACAGCTATTGGGGAGCAGCAAATGGCGATTATTGAACAAGCAGTAAGGCAATTTGGTGTTGGTTTTATGATGGTCGGTGGGGATCAAAGTTTTGGTCTTGGTGGTTATTTTAAAACACCAATCGAACGTTTATTGCCAGTAGAAATGGAAGTGAAAGGCAAGCACGAATTGCCTTCGCTTGGTTTAATGATTGTCATGGATCGGTCAGGAAGCATGATGGGGTTGAAGATGGAGCTAGCTAAAGAAGCAGCTGCTAGGTCTGTTGAGCTTTTGCGTCCCGATGATACGTTAGGAGTCATCGCTTTTGACGACCAACCGTGGGAAATTTTACCGACTGGAAAAGTGGACGACCCGAAAAAAGCTGCAGATAAAATTTTAAGTATTACACCAGGTGGGGGTACTGAAATTTACCGGTCGTTAGAACAAGCCTATAGTGAACTTGAGGATTTGGAATTGCAACGAAAACATATTATCCTGTTAACAGATGGTCAATCTTCAACGTCTAATGATTATGATGCATTAATCGAAAATGGAAAAGACCATAACATTACATTGTCGACCGTTTCTATTGGTCAAGATGCAGATCGAAACTTACTCGAACAATTAGCAGCTACTGGTAACGGTCGATTTTACGATGTAACAGATGCCACGACAATTCCGGCAATTTTATCAAGAGAGACCATTATGATGTCACGAACTTATATCGTCGACGAACCGTTTTACCCTATTGTTTATGATAGTCAATGGAATAATTTATTTGCAAATGGTGTCCCCCAATTAAATACGTATATTGCAACAACTGCAAAAAGCACAGCATCCGTTGCTCTTGAAAGTGAGGAAGAAGATCCAATACTTGCGAGCTGGAACTACGGACTCGGCAAAACAATTGCCTATACATCTGGAAGCGGAGCATGGAGCGGAGATTTTCAAAGCTGGTCGAACTGGTCCGATTTTTGGAACCAAAGCGCTGCTGAATTATTGCCATCATTTGAAGAAATTCCTTTTTCAGTAGTTCGCAAAGAACAAGGCGTTTATTCGATTGAAGATCCTACAAATAGCTCAGCAATTTTGACGGTTACTGCAGTTGATGAACAAGGTAACGAGATCCCGCTACAAACGGAACCTGTAGCTCCAGGACAAGTAGATGTGAAAATAGATACTCCACCAGGATTGATCTTTTTTAGCATTAGTAATGAAACTGGAGCAGCTTACAAAATAGGCCTGACCATCCCTTATGGCGATGAATTTAAAGTCGCAGATGCAAACATATCTTTAATGACAACGCTAACTGAGCGTACAGGTGGACAGCTATTAGAGACACTTGATGAGTCATTCCGCGATATGTCTTATACTAGTGGTTCTATTCGTTCGATTCAGCTGCTGTTGTTATTTATTGCAATGCTACTATTCTTTACCGACATCACACTCAGACGATTTGGTTTGACAGTTCCTAGGTTGAAACAAAATGCCATAAAAGAAGAGTCCGATTCACACGGAGCGATTGATCAATTAATAAAAGCGAAAAAGAAGAAATAA
- a CDS encoding vWA domain-containing protein, whose product MRASNWGMIWTAVMPLAVILYYFFRKKYKDQQVSSTLFWQERMRELQASPYLKKLQHHLLFYLQLAALLFCVLALIEPFSESETLAGNDFIFVVDTSATMLAGAPTHFEQQQQNMKNLAAQAGGKPVTIVTTGISPKVVIRNEQDLEQVDKAIDQLAVSFEKAEIEQTILFADTLAVNDSTIIHIFTDSLDRSVFANKTGQSYHIHGFTETLRNVSIRQFGLSKMDNGTRGIVQLVNNSEEALPATVRLSSGSVEKEVDVELAASEERLVPFEDLPDDMLWQATVEVADDYSTDNTMATYLAPPVREVAIESALHELIASGFRSLSLDVTLLESSQLKPDSGVPLVTNQRDLLEGPTPILLFGRNDENPFKVAGQIETKGHPLFTYASLDEIYVSQLYPPFESYETIATIDDHPFIQVSPKGDIVVLTDVQLTDWPLSPSFPLFLWSAMESLSGDAEFLGYFQPNEHRSVSLASKTGEWEIFREGMYSHSYIEGSGPFIAPAEPGIYKVVGDEKEMTMIVQLNSQEKTLSAGSTYKMGQVEAVQDMVRFSFVPFLIGLILLLVVVEWEVYRRGITTR is encoded by the coding sequence ATGAGAGCATCAAATTGGGGAATGATCTGGACAGCAGTTATGCCGCTAGCCGTTATTCTCTATTATTTTTTTAGAAAAAAATACAAAGACCAGCAGGTGTCTTCAACGTTATTCTGGCAAGAACGTATGAGAGAACTGCAAGCTTCTCCGTATTTAAAAAAACTGCAGCATCATCTATTGTTTTATTTACAATTGGCGGCGCTGCTCTTTTGTGTGTTAGCGTTAATCGAACCTTTTAGTGAATCAGAAACTTTAGCGGGCAATGATTTCATTTTTGTGGTAGATACGTCAGCGACGATGCTTGCGGGTGCACCTACTCATTTTGAACAACAGCAACAAAACATGAAAAACTTAGCTGCACAAGCTGGTGGAAAACCAGTGACAATTGTTACAACTGGTATCAGTCCGAAAGTGGTCATTCGTAATGAGCAAGATCTTGAGCAAGTCGATAAAGCCATCGATCAATTAGCGGTAAGCTTTGAAAAAGCTGAAATCGAGCAGACGATTTTATTTGCGGATACATTGGCGGTTAATGATTCCACGATTATTCATATATTTACAGATAGCTTAGACCGCTCTGTGTTCGCCAATAAAACCGGTCAAAGCTATCACATACATGGTTTTACGGAAACTTTGCGAAATGTGTCAATCCGTCAATTTGGTCTTTCAAAAATGGATAATGGAACACGCGGAATTGTTCAGTTAGTAAATAATAGTGAAGAAGCTTTACCTGCAACTGTACGTCTATCAAGTGGTAGTGTGGAAAAAGAGGTCGATGTAGAGCTGGCAGCTTCTGAAGAACGGCTTGTGCCATTTGAAGATTTACCAGATGATATGCTATGGCAAGCGACAGTAGAAGTGGCAGATGACTATTCCACTGACAACACGATGGCGACTTATTTAGCCCCACCTGTACGAGAAGTCGCGATTGAGTCGGCGTTACATGAGTTAATCGCAAGTGGTTTTCGTTCATTATCTCTAGATGTTACGTTGTTAGAGTCGAGCCAATTAAAGCCCGATTCAGGAGTGCCACTCGTGACAAATCAACGTGATTTACTCGAGGGGCCAACACCGATTTTATTGTTTGGTCGTAATGATGAAAATCCATTTAAAGTAGCAGGACAAATCGAAACAAAGGGACATCCGCTTTTTACTTATGCTTCTTTAGATGAGATTTATGTATCACAACTATATCCTCCTTTTGAAAGCTATGAAACGATCGCGACGATTGACGACCACCCGTTTATTCAAGTTTCTCCCAAAGGTGATATTGTCGTGCTGACAGATGTCCAGTTGACAGACTGGCCACTATCTCCATCATTTCCTTTGTTTTTATGGAGTGCGATGGAAAGTTTATCCGGAGATGCGGAATTTCTCGGATATTTCCAACCTAATGAACACCGGTCTGTCTCGTTAGCTTCAAAAACAGGAGAATGGGAAATCTTTCGGGAGGGCATGTACAGTCATTCTTACATAGAAGGAAGTGGCCCATTTATCGCACCAGCTGAGCCTGGCATTTATAAAGTAGTGGGTGATGAAAAAGAGATGACGATGATTGTACAGCTAAATTCTCAAGAAAAGACGCTTTCTGCTGGTTCGACTTATAAAATGGGACAAGTAGAAGCTGTGCAAGATATGGTTCGCTTTTCTTTTGTGCCGTTTCTAATCGGACTGATTTTGCTGTTAGTTGTTGTGGAATGGGAGGTGTACCGCCGTGGAATTACAACTCGGTAA
- a CDS encoding DUF58 domain-containing protein yields the protein MTLLNLPADWGSRLSRYSIGTKAKIRGHHKGSHRSMRFGSSLDFSDFREYHPGDDVRHIDWNVYARTERVYIKRFLDEQEMRIHILLDSSKSMNNKWLFAKQLVFSLGLMVLGSDDRLTVSAGLKEVVPFRKKGKSAKKLLEHFISTMPEPQSLSFAKQASFHAAKDSTVLFIVSDGLEPLEEWNLFFRQAPAYAHDIRFIHMNTEEERLPSYKGDLRFIDEETQQVTSVTVTEEALRAYKKQSELHSKGLESLCRTYGIAYMALRVEDGIEQVLFHQMIRKNWIG from the coding sequence ATGACTTTATTAAACCTCCCAGCTGATTGGGGTTCACGTCTCAGCCGCTACTCTATAGGAACAAAAGCGAAAATTAGGGGCCATCATAAAGGGTCTCATCGCTCCATGCGCTTTGGTAGTTCGCTAGATTTCTCTGACTTTCGTGAATACCATCCCGGAGATGATGTCCGCCACATTGATTGGAACGTTTACGCAAGGACCGAAAGAGTATACATTAAACGCTTTTTGGACGAACAAGAAATGCGCATTCACATTTTGCTCGATAGCTCAAAATCGATGAATAATAAATGGCTGTTTGCTAAGCAATTGGTTTTCTCACTTGGATTAATGGTATTAGGAAGTGATGACCGATTAACGGTTTCTGCTGGGCTAAAAGAAGTCGTCCCTTTTCGGAAAAAAGGAAAGTCAGCTAAAAAGTTGTTAGAGCATTTTATCTCAACAATGCCAGAACCTCAAAGTTTGTCGTTTGCAAAGCAAGCAAGCTTTCATGCAGCAAAAGATTCTACAGTTTTATTTATTGTCTCAGATGGTTTGGAACCGCTAGAAGAATGGAACTTGTTTTTCAGACAAGCTCCTGCCTATGCGCACGATATTCGGTTTATCCATATGAATACTGAAGAAGAACGGTTGCCTTCTTATAAAGGAGATCTTCGGTTTATCGATGAAGAGACGCAACAAGTGACGAGTGTGACGGTTACAGAAGAAGCGCTTCGTGCCTATAAAAAACAAAGCGAGCTTCATAGCAAAGGCTTAGAATCACTTTGTCGAACGTACGGAATCGCATATATGGCTTTACGTGTAGAAGATGGAATCGAGCAAGTATTATTCCATCAAATGATACGGAAAAATTGGATCGGATGA
- a CDS encoding AAA family ATPase, whose protein sequence is MTYTTDQFTEMSQLLQEVKTEIGRFIVGQESAVEFSLYAILADGHALLEGLPGLGKTMLIRTISDVLDLSFSRIQFTPDLMPSDITGTSLIERDAQGRQQFTFREGPIFHQMVLADEINRATPKTQSALLEAMGEKTVTILGDTKEMARPFFVLATQNPIEMEGTYPLPEAQMDRFLCKILVSYPSRNELAEISRRTTGAQSINLSKKMNTFSLIEAQQMVKEVLMAEDILMVAVDIIQNTHPEHSEHQEIQQFVQYGSGPRGLQSLIRLAKARALMEGRYHVSIGDLKHVAKPVLRHRLLLNYEAEAIGKQADELIDKVLSTAGKGVLK, encoded by the coding sequence ATGACATACACAACGGATCAATTTACAGAGATGAGTCAGTTGCTTCAAGAAGTAAAAACGGAAATCGGGCGTTTTATCGTCGGACAAGAAAGCGCAGTTGAGTTTTCTTTATACGCCATTTTAGCAGATGGTCACGCCTTACTAGAAGGGCTTCCGGGTCTTGGTAAAACAATGTTAATACGAACTATTTCGGATGTGCTTGATTTGTCGTTTTCAAGAATTCAGTTTACACCCGATTTAATGCCTTCGGATATTACCGGAACCAGCCTGATCGAACGAGACGCGCAAGGACGCCAGCAATTTACGTTTAGAGAAGGACCGATTTTTCATCAAATGGTATTAGCGGATGAAATTAACCGTGCAACTCCTAAAACTCAAAGTGCGTTGCTTGAAGCAATGGGAGAAAAGACGGTGACGATTCTAGGAGACACGAAAGAAATGGCACGACCATTTTTTGTTTTGGCTACTCAAAACCCCATTGAGATGGAAGGAACTTATCCATTGCCTGAAGCCCAAATGGACCGTTTTTTATGTAAAATTCTTGTTTCTTATCCAAGTCGCAATGAACTTGCTGAAATTAGTCGACGAACAACAGGAGCACAATCCATTAACCTCAGTAAAAAAATGAATACCTTTAGTTTGATCGAGGCGCAGCAGATGGTGAAAGAAGTGTTGATGGCAGAAGATATTTTAATGGTCGCTGTCGACATCATTCAAAATACGCACCCGGAGCATTCAGAACATCAAGAAATTCAACAATTTGTTCAATATGGTAGCGGTCCTCGTGGGTTGCAAAGCTTAATCCGTTTAGCTAAAGCACGTGCTTTAATGGAAGGACGTTATCATGTATCTATTGGTGATTTAAAGCATGTGGCAAAACCGGTATTGCGCCATCGTTTGTTATTAAATTATGAAGCAGAAGCCATTGGCAAACAAGCGGACGAATTAATCGACAAAGTGCTGAGCACAGCAGGTAAAGGCGTTTTGAAATGA
- a CDS encoding ABC transporter permease, whose protein sequence is MKTLFTNPVLVKELKLRFRNLKSFTGILFYLIAMSVFVFGFIFLATSLTGNGFFRPDESFMLFTMMTYIQLGLILFITPALTAGTISTEREKQTLNILLTTSQTSFQIIFGKMTSSIAFLLLMIVSGLPIYSLVFLYGGVSPSQLLYIFLFYMLTLLAIASIGVMFSTLIRKTIVAIIATYGAMIFLAGVTAFFLLISVQVSQMGMTSPATTMSPMAHFWATINPPAVLLTLLQPPMEEQLQTVTMVTIPLWIGYTIFYILLTAGSLLLAVKKLRVNMNKYK, encoded by the coding sequence ATGAAAACCCTATTTACCAATCCAGTACTGGTCAAAGAACTTAAATTGCGCTTCCGTAACTTGAAAAGTTTTACGGGTATTTTGTTTTACTTAATCGCGATGAGCGTATTTGTTTTTGGTTTTATCTTTCTAGCCACATCTTTAACTGGCAATGGATTTTTCCGTCCAGATGAAAGTTTTATGCTATTTACCATGATGACGTATATTCAGTTAGGATTGATTTTATTCATTACGCCCGCCTTGACAGCAGGTACGATTAGTACGGAACGTGAAAAACAAACTTTGAATATTTTACTAACGACATCGCAAACATCTTTCCAAATCATATTTGGTAAAATGACATCATCGATCGCATTTTTATTGTTGATGATTGTGTCTGGTTTACCTATTTACAGTTTAGTCTTCTTATACGGAGGCGTTTCTCCAAGCCAATTATTATATATTTTCCTATTTTATATGCTGACGTTACTCGCAATTGCGAGCATTGGGGTCATGTTTTCGACATTGATCCGAAAAACCATAGTTGCTATCATCGCAACTTATGGAGCCATGATTTTTCTTGCGGGTGTCACCGCATTCTTTCTATTAATCTCAGTTCAAGTTTCTCAAATGGGCATGACTTCACCTGCGACAACCATGTCGCCAATGGCTCATTTTTGGGCAACGATTAATCCACCGGCAGTTTTGCTGACCTTATTACAGCCACCGATGGAGGAGCAATTGCAAACTGTGACGATGGTAACCATTCCATTATGGATAGGGTACACCATTTTTTATATTTTACTAACAGCTGGTAGTCTATTGTTAGCTGTGAAAAAATTACGCGTGAATATGAATAAATACAAATAA
- a CDS encoding ABC transporter ATP-binding protein, whose product MIETIGLTKKYGSFYALQDLNLVVEDSTVFGFVGANGAGKSTTFSILATLLQPTAGDAFINGMSVTKNPQEVRKQIGYVPDFFGVYDQLKTDEYLDFYGASYGIKPKERAVLIPKLLELVNLENKRYEYVDLLSRGMKQRLCLARALIHDPKILILDEPASGLDPRARVEMRDILRELKAMGKTILISSHILPELAEMCDSIGVIDNGKLIAQGSVADIQAQLQSEKVLRVKIVGDMQSVVSFFEMDPFVSQIVELQGKNTLQFFYRGSEEDQLQLLQRAIQQKLPILSFSEEETDLEDVFMAITKGVEIG is encoded by the coding sequence GTGATTGAAACAATCGGATTAACAAAAAAATACGGTTCGTTTTACGCACTTCAGGATTTGAATTTGGTTGTAGAAGATAGCACAGTTTTTGGTTTTGTTGGTGCAAACGGAGCAGGAAAATCAACGACTTTTTCGATTTTGGCAACACTTCTTCAACCTACAGCAGGAGATGCTTTTATCAATGGGATGAGTGTTACTAAAAATCCTCAAGAAGTACGTAAACAAATTGGCTATGTGCCCGATTTTTTTGGTGTTTACGATCAACTAAAAACAGATGAATATTTAGATTTTTACGGTGCGAGTTATGGTATTAAACCAAAAGAGCGTGCTGTATTAATTCCAAAGCTTTTAGAGTTGGTCAACTTAGAGAACAAACGATATGAATATGTCGATTTATTATCTCGAGGGATGAAACAACGGCTCTGTCTAGCGCGTGCGTTAATTCACGATCCGAAAATATTGATTTTAGATGAACCGGCATCAGGACTAGATCCACGTGCACGTGTGGAAATGAGAGATATTTTAAGAGAGCTAAAAGCAATGGGGAAAACCATTTTAATCTCGTCTCACATACTTCCAGAACTTGCGGAGATGTGTGACAGTATTGGAGTAATTGATAATGGTAAATTGATTGCACAAGGCTCCGTTGCTGACATTCAAGCGCAATTACAAAGTGAAAAAGTGCTTCGTGTCAAAATTGTTGGAGATATGCAATCAGTTGTTTCGTTTTTTGAAATGGATCCATTTGTTTCTCAAATTGTGGAACTGCAAGGTAAAAACACACTTCAATTTTTCTATCGCGGTAGTGAAGAAGATCAACTGCAATTGTTGCAACGCGCAATTCAACAAAAATTGCCGATTCTATCATTTTCAGAAGAAGAAACAGATTTGGAAGATGTCTTTATGGCGATTACAAAAGGAGTGGAAATTGGATGA